A genomic region of Alligator mississippiensis isolate rAllMis1 chromosome 4, rAllMis1, whole genome shotgun sequence contains the following coding sequences:
- the LOC109286273 gene encoding olfactory receptor 10AC1-like yields the protein MERGNETTAADMEFLLLGFSELNHLQTFLFFIFLGVHITTLAGNLLILIAVAAESSRPPMLFFLCQLSAIELCYTLVIVPKTLVNLADPGSRTISFTACATQMHLFVALGGAECFLLAAMSYDRYVAICRPLHYTAVMSQGLCFRLTVACCLGGFAVSLGLTVAVFRLPFCHSHHIDHFFCDVPAVLHLTCTQSYTFELPLLTACVLLLLLPFLLILASYTCIVAAILSIHPSSGRGKAFSTCASHVAVTLLHYGCATFMYIRPKSRYSPSRDKMVALVYTNITPLLYPLIYSLRNKEVKGALRKMLLQRTSQATWNNLKYKICVCNKLY from the coding sequence ATGGAAAGGGGCAATGAGACCACTGCTGCTGACATGGAATTCCTCCTGCTTGGCTTCTCTGAGTTGAACCACCTGCAGACCTTTCTCTTCTTTATCTTTTTGGGTGTGCACATAACCACTCTGGCTGGGAACCTTTTAATCCTTATTGCTGTGGCTGCTGAATCCTCCCGACCCCCCatgcttttcttcctctgccagcTCTCCGCCATTGAGCTCTGTTATACTCTAGTCATTGTTCCCAAGACACTGGTCAACCTTGCGGACCCTGGAAGTCGCACCATTTCTTTCACTGCATGTGCTACCCAGATGCATCTCTTCGTGGCGCTGGGGGGCGCCGAGTGCTTCCTCCTGGCAGCCATGTCCTATGATCGTTATGTCGCCATCTGTCGACCGCTGCACTACACAGCAGTGATGAGCCAGGGCCTTTGCTTCCGCCTTACTGTGGCTTGCTGTTTGGGGGGCTTTGCTGTCTCTCTGGGGCTGACTGTGGCTGTTTTCCGCCTACCCTTCTGCCACTCTCACCACATTGACCACTTCTTTTGTGATGTTCCTGCTGTGCTGCACCTAACGTGCACGCAGAGTTATACTTTTGAGCTGCCTCTGCTGACTGCCTGtgtgctcctcctccttctccccttcttgctCATCCTAGCTTCCTACACCTGTATTGTGGCTGCCATATTGAGCATCCACCCTTCCTCTGGCCGAGGCAAGGCCTTTTCCACGTGTGCCTCACACGTAGCTGTCACTCTCCTGCATTATGGATGTGCCACCTTCATGTACATCCGCCCCAAGTCCAGATACTCACCAAGCCGAGACAAGATGGTGGCCCTTGTTTACACTAACATCACCCCATTGCTGTATCCTttgatctacagcctgaggaacaaggaagTCAAAGGAGCACTGAGAAAGATGTTACTGCAAAGAACATCTCAGGCAACTTGGAATAATCTCAAGTACAAGATATGTGTGTGCAATAAACTTTACTAG